From Variimorphobacter saccharofermentans, one genomic window encodes:
- a CDS encoding ArsA family ATPase: protein MSRIIIFTGKGGVGKTSVAAAHARKSALMGKKTLIVSADMAHNLGDLFEMPIGREVTKISDNLYALEIDPTYEMEHDYRSMMNAIDKLLPNIQSGNSSEDFADMSMFPGMEELFSLLKINDIYESNQYDVIIVDCAPTGETLSLLKFPELLSWYMEKFFPLEKVALKVLRPIGKKFFKIELPDQNAMNDIEKLYLRLAGLQGLLRNQEITSIRLVAIPEKMVVEETKRNYMYLNLYNFNIDGLFINRILPQEVDTEFFQEWIYLQTKYLEELKHVFGDIPIAHIKWYEIDITGMDALDRIVKDVLTDEDLFDVRAKKPNEVFEKKNNGYLLTLSVPCTNKENIAMHQAEHDLIIRIGNFKRCIPIPDILRNHSVTSAKLLDGTLSIQFEPENKD, encoded by the coding sequence ATGAGTCGAATTATTATTTTCACGGGCAAAGGTGGTGTGGGGAAAACCAGCGTGGCAGCTGCACACGCCAGGAAATCAGCCCTAATGGGAAAGAAAACACTTATTGTAAGTGCAGATATGGCACACAACTTAGGAGATTTGTTTGAAATGCCCATCGGAAGGGAGGTTACGAAAATATCGGATAATTTATACGCTTTAGAAATCGATCCGACCTATGAGATGGAGCATGATTATCGTTCCATGATGAATGCCATTGACAAGCTACTGCCTAACATACAATCGGGTAATTCCTCTGAGGATTTCGCTGATATGTCCATGTTTCCTGGAATGGAAGAATTATTCTCTTTATTGAAAATAAATGATATTTATGAGAGTAATCAATATGATGTAATCATCGTAGATTGTGCTCCAACAGGAGAAACCTTGTCCTTACTAAAGTTCCCAGAATTATTATCCTGGTATATGGAGAAGTTCTTTCCTCTTGAAAAAGTTGCTTTGAAGGTCCTTCGCCCCATCGGCAAGAAATTCTTTAAGATTGAACTTCCGGATCAGAACGCAATGAACGATATTGAGAAGCTCTATCTGCGATTAGCAGGTCTGCAGGGCTTACTAAGAAATCAGGAGATAACCAGTATTCGCCTAGTAGCAATTCCGGAGAAAATGGTGGTGGAGGAAACCAAACGAAATTATATGTATCTAAATTTATATAATTTCAACATTGATGGTTTATTTATTAATCGCATACTTCCCCAGGAGGTAGACACCGAATTCTTTCAGGAATGGATCTACCTGCAGACCAAATATCTTGAGGAGCTTAAGCACGTCTTTGGTGATATCCCCATTGCTCATATCAAATGGTATGAGATTGATATTACCGGTATGGATGCATTGGATCGCATAGTAAAGGATGTATTGACGGACGAGGACCTGTTCGACGTCAGAGCGAAAAAACCAAATGAAGTATTTGAAAAAAAGAATAATGGATATTTACTAACACTATCCGTACCTTGTACCAACAAAGAAAATATAGCAATGCATCAGGCGGAACACGATCTGATTATTCGGATAGGCAATTTTAAACGCTGCATTCCCATACCGGATATACTTCGTAACCATAGTGTAACCTCGGCTAAGCTTCTCGATGGAACTCTTTCCATTCAGTTTGAGCCGGAAAATAAGGATTGA